The following are encoded in a window of Carya illinoinensis cultivar Pawnee chromosome 15, C.illinoinensisPawnee_v1, whole genome shotgun sequence genomic DNA:
- the LOC122296946 gene encoding putative disease resistance protein At4g19050, translated as MEKLRILKVRTCYDNYGDFICDGLNYLSNELRVLDWRNCPLLSLPSNFHGEKLIHLYMGGSNIRDLGTRLQSKNLTKINLNGCRYLTNICDLSSCSNLEKLCFCECKSLVEVHDSVGFLDKLVKLNFAYCSNLKKLPRSFKLRCLEFLVLDGCTSLEYFPEIECEMEHLEWVKLESCVIQELPSSITYLTRLNSLYLERCESLVRLPIKIFQLERLVDVTIICCPNFVNFVEEVGHNRQSTPYTHENLISSSMELLPLQPPESNNLSRTYNFSSSLRTLNLSRSGIVSLPPCIEGFVGLLELDLRDCKQLEEILRLPPNIKEVDVRGCSSLKNFLPESNNLSWTYHFSSNLKTLNLSSSGIVSLPPCIEGFVGLLELDLRDCKQLEEILRLPPNIKSIVSLPPCIEGFVGLLELDLRDCKNLEEILCLPPNIKEVDARRCSSLKNFLPESNNLSRTYNFSSSLKTLNLSGSGIISLPPCIEGFVGLSELDLRDCKQLEEILRLPPNIKENLSRTYNFSSSLKTLNLSGSGIVSLPPCIEGFVRLSELDLRDCKQLEEILCLPPNIEEVYVSGCWSLKSFLPESNNLSRTYNFSSSLRTLNLSGSGIISLPPCIEGFVRLSELDLRDCKQLEEILRLPPNIEEVYVSGCWSLKSFLPESNNLSRTYNFSSSLRTLNLSGSGIISLPPCIEGFVRLSELDLRDCKQLEEILRLPPNIEEVYVSGCWSLKSFLPESNNLSRTYNFSSSLRTLNLSGSGIVSLPPCIEGFVGLLELDLRDCKQIEEILRLPPNIKEVDVRGCSSLKNFLPESNNLSRTYNFSSSLKTLNLSGSGIVSLPPCIEGFVGLLELDLRDCKQLEEILRLPPNIKEVNARRCSSLKNFLPESNNLSRTYNFSSNLRTLNLSGSGIVSLPPCIERFVGLSELNLRFCKQLKEILHLPPNIEEVDAIGCVLLEHFPQVSTEFSFGTPDLKWLRRINLSECNKVEVDVGNHAPDPLWVQECFREKDSSRIIYPGSRIPEWFKYYKETTSFGNYFEIEIDHNASMCFGHQIVALVLCFVVGPLPAWPLYGFTISINGQWIENDDTRLWDSVDPHDHVCLKYIAGNSINEILSRSYREGNNNMRFTFESDSEKAILKSVGVHLIYGNDNFINPIQLSKRY; from the exons ATGGAAAAACTCAGAATATTAAAAGTCAGAACCTGCTATGACAACTATGGCGACTTTATTTGTGATGGATTGAATTATCTCTCTAACGAGTTAAGAGTTCTTGATTGGCGCAATTGTCCTTTGCTCTCTTTGCCATCTAATTTTCATGGAGAGAAACTCATTCATTTGTATATGGGAGGAAGCAATATTAGAGATTTAGGCACGAGATTGCAATCTAAG AACTTAACAAAGATAAATCTCAATGGCTGTCGATACTTGACAAATATATGTGAtctttcaagttgctcaaatctAGAGAAGTTATGTTTTTGTGAATGTAAAAGTTTAGTTGAGGTTCATGATTCTGTTGGATTTTTGGATAAGCTTGTTAAATTGAATTTTGCTTATTGTTCCAACCTAAAGAAGTTGCCAAGAAGCTTCAAGTTGAGATGTCTAGAATTTCTTGTACTTGACGGTTGTACTAGTCTTGAATACTTTCCAGAAATTGAGTGTGAAATGGAACATTTGGAATGGGTCAAATTAGAAAGCTGCGTAATACAAGAGCTACCTTCATCCATTACATACCTCACTAGGCTCAACAGCTTATATTTGGAACGGTGCGAAAGCCTTGTGCGTCTTCCAATCAAAATTTTTCAGTTGGAACGTCTAGTGGATGTTACAATCATATGTTGTCCAAACTTTGTAAATTTTGTAGAGGAGGTGGGGCATAATCGACAATCCACGCCATATACACATGAAAATCTAATTTCATCAAGTATGGAATTGCTCCCATTGCAGCCTCcagaatcaaataatttatctcGGACATATAATTTCTCATCCAGCTTGAGGACTTTAAATCTATCTCGTAGTGGTATTGTTAGCCTTCCTCCATGCATCGAAGGATTTGTTGGATTGTTAGAACTTGATTTGAGAGACTGCAAGcaacttgaagaaattctacgccttccaccaaatataaAAGAGGTAGATGTTAGAGGATGTTCCAGCCTAAAGAATTTCTTACcagaatcaaataatttatcttGGACATATCATTTCTCATCCAATTTGAAAACTTTAAATCTATCTAGTAGTGGTATTGTTAGCCTTCCTCCATGCATCGAAGGATTTGTTGGATTGTTAGAACTTGATTTGAGAGACTGTAAGcaacttgaagaaattctacgccttccaccaaatataaAGAG TATTGTTAGCCTTCCTCCATGCATCGAAGGATTTGTTGGATTGTTAGAACTTGATTTGAGAGACTGCAAAAACCTTGAAGAAATTCTATgccttccaccaaatataaAAGAGGTAGATGCCAGAAGATGTTCTAGTCTAAAGAATTTCTTACcagaatcaaataatttatctcGGACATATAATTTCTCATCCAGTTTAAAAACTTTAAATCTATCTGGTAGTGGTATTATTAGCCTTCCTCCATGCATCGAAGGATTTGTTGGATTGTCTGAACTTGATTTGAGAGACTGCAAGcaacttgaagaaattctacgccttccaccaaatataaAAGAG aatttatctcGGACATATAATTTCTCATCCAGTTTGAAAACTTTAAATCTATCTGGTAGTGGTATTGTTAGCCTTCCTCCATGCATCGAAGGATTTGTTAGATTGTCTGAACTTGATTTGAGAGACTGCAAGCAACTTGAAGAAATACTATgccttccaccaaatatagaagaggtatatgtcaGTGGATGTTGGAGCCTAAAGAGTTTCTTACcagaatcaaataatttatctcGGACATATAATTTCTCATCCAGCTTGAGGACTTTAAATCTATCTGGTAGTGGTATTATTAGCCTTCCTCCATGCATCGAAGGATTTGTTAGATTGTCTGAACTTGATTTGAGAGACTGCAAGCAACTTGAAGAAATACTACgccttccaccaaatatagaagaggtatatgtcaGTGGATGTTGGAGCCTAAAGAGTTTCTTACcagaatcaaataatttatctcGGACATATAATTTCTCATCCAGCTTGAGGACTTTAAATCTATCTGGTAGTGGTATTATTAGCCTTCCTCCATGCATCGAAGGATTTGTTAGATTGTCTGAACTTGATTTGAGAGACTGCAAGCAACTTGAAGAAATACTACgccttccaccaaatatagaagaggtatatgtcaGTGGATGTTGGAGCCTAAAGAGTTTCTTACcagaatcaaataatttatctcGGACATATAATTTCTCATCCAGCTTGAGGACTTTAAATCTATCTGGTAGTGGTATTGTTAGCCTTCCTCCATGCATCGAAGGATTTGTTGGATTGTTAGAACTTGATTTGAGAGACTGCAAGCAAATTGAAGAAATTCTACgccttccaccaaatataaAAGAGGTAGATGTTAGAGGATGTTCCAGCCTAAAGAATTTCTTACCggaatcaaataatttatctcGGACATATAATTTCTCATCCAGTTTGAAAACTTTAAATCTATCTGGTAGTGGTATTGTTAGCCTTCCTCCATGCATCGAAGGATTTGTTGGATTGTTAGAACTTGATTTGAGAGATTGCAAGcaacttgaagaaattctacgccttccaccaaatataaAAGAGGTAAATGCCAGAAGATGTTCCAGCCTAAAGAATTTCTTACcagaatcaaataatttatctcGGACATATAATTTCTCATCCAATTTGAGGACTTTAAATCTATCTGGTAGTGGTATTGTTAGCCTTCCTCCATGCATCGAAAGATTTGTTGGATTGTCTGAACTTAATTTGAGATTCTGCAAGCAACTTAAAGAAATTCTAcaccttccaccaaatatagaaGAGGTAGATGCTATAGGATGCGTGTTATTGGAACACTTTCCTCAGGTATCGACAGAATTTTCATTTGGTACACCCGACTTAAAATGGCTTAGAAGGATTAACTTATCGGAATGCAATAAAGTGGAAGTGGATGTAGGGAATCATGCGccagatccattatgggttcag GAATGCTTTCGAGAGAAAGATTCAAGTAGGATTATATATCCAGGAAGTAGGATTCCAGAGTGGTTCAAGTATTACAAGGAGACTACTTCATttggtaattattttgaaatagaaaTTGATCATAATGCGTCCATGTGTTTTGGGCATCAGATTGTGGCAttagttttgtgttttgttgtgGGACCTCTTCCAGCATGGCCTTTGTATGGTTTTACTATCTCAATAAATGGCCAGTGgattgaaaatgatgatacgCGGTTATGGGATTCAGTGGACCCACATGATCATGTATGTCTAAAATACATAGCTGGAAATTCTATTAATGAGATTCTATCAAGAAGTTACAGGGAGGGGAACAATAATATGAGGTTTACATTTGAAAGTGATTCAGAGAAAGCAATTTTAAAAAGTGTCGGAGTCCATCTAATATACGGGAATGACAATTTCATTAATCCtattcaactttcaaagagATACTGA